One window of Pirellulales bacterium genomic DNA carries:
- the carA gene encoding glutamine-hydrolyzing carbamoyl-phosphate synthase small subunit, whose protein sequence is MNNPKIAKLALEDGTVFTGTAFGAMGEVDGEVCFNTSMTGYQEILTDPSYRGQIVCMTYPEIGNYGVNTEDLESPKPQLAGYVVREWSRRESNFRSSGRLDEYLQRHGIPGLAEIDTRALVRRLRSGGAMKGILSNRDLDDASLVAKAKASPGLVGRDLVREVIPDQPRTWNEKLHELARQKFATGSGNHSQGAIGSNGTPVAVASPDIDLHVIALDYGMKWNILRHLADIGCRVTVLPGTATADDVLAHKPAGVFLSNGPGDPEPLEYATTTIRGILGRVPVFGICLGHQLLSLACGAKTFKLKFGHRGANQPVQNLSTGKVEITSQNHGFAVAEKTLPAELEITHRNLNDNTIEGLRHRSLPAFCVQYHPEASAGPHDSAYLFDYFKHLMLNGK, encoded by the coding sequence ATGAATAATCCAAAAATCGCTAAACTCGCGCTGGAAGACGGCACGGTTTTTACTGGAACTGCCTTTGGGGCAATGGGTGAGGTCGATGGCGAAGTGTGCTTTAACACTTCGATGACCGGCTACCAGGAAATTTTGACCGATCCGAGTTATCGCGGGCAAATTGTCTGCATGACGTACCCGGAAATCGGCAACTATGGCGTAAATACTGAGGATCTGGAAAGCCCTAAACCCCAATTGGCCGGCTATGTGGTGCGTGAGTGGAGCCGACGGGAAAGCAATTTCCGCTCCTCCGGCCGCCTGGATGAATATTTGCAGCGGCACGGCATTCCCGGCCTTGCCGAAATTGACACCCGGGCTTTGGTTCGCCGGCTGCGGTCAGGCGGGGCAATGAAGGGAATCCTTTCCAACCGCGATTTGGACGACGCCAGCCTTGTGGCGAAGGCGAAAGCCAGCCCTGGCTTGGTCGGCCGCGATTTGGTGCGCGAAGTCATTCCCGATCAACCGCGCACCTGGAACGAAAAGCTGCACGAGCTGGCGCGGCAAAAATTCGCCACCGGTTCGGGCAATCATTCCCAGGGCGCCATCGGCAGCAATGGAACGCCCGTTGCGGTCGCCTCACCGGACATCGATTTGCATGTCATCGCGCTGGATTACGGCATGAAGTGGAATATCTTACGGCATTTGGCCGACATAGGTTGCCGTGTCACGGTTTTGCCCGGCACGGCGACGGCCGACGATGTTCTGGCCCACAAGCCGGCCGGCGTGTTTTTATCGAACGGACCTGGCGACCCGGAGCCGCTGGAATATGCCACGACGACCATTCGCGGCATCCTGGGGCGCGTGCCGGTGTTCGGCATTTGCTTGGGGCATCAATTGCTGTCGCTGGCCTGCGGCGCAAAAACATTCAAGCTGAAGTTCGGACACCGTGGAGCGAATCAGCCGGTGCAAAACTTGAGCACCGGCAAGGTGGAAATTACATCGCAAAACCACGGCTTTGCTGTCGCCGAAAAGACGCTGCCAGCCGAGTTGGAGATTACGCATCGCAACCTGAACGACAACACCATCGAGGGCCTCCGGCACCGCTCGCTACCGGCCTTCTGCGTGCAATATCACCCGGAAGCTTCGGCCGGCCCGCACGATAGCGC